The Pseudonocardia broussonetiae DNA segment CAGACCGTGCAGCGCGTCCGCGGTGATCTCGCCCGGCGTGCGCGGGACGTGCGGGTTGGCGCTGCGCGGCGTCGACCCGTTGACCGCCAGCTCGATGACGACGGGCGAGGGCACGACGGGCGAGGGCACGGCGGGCGAGGGCACCTCAGCCGCCGATCTTGCGGAAGTCCCAGCTCGTGATCTTCTCGGGCACGAGCTTGAGCCAGGCGTGGCGGCCGTCGTGGTGCATCGTGCCGCCGGAGTAGCGGTCGGCGAACGCCTGCTCCGGGCCTTCCAGCTCGGGCACCGGCTCCCCGGTGCGCGGCACCTCGCCCACGACCTCGACCCGGCCGCGGATCTCCACGCCGCGCAGCTTCAGGTACTCCTCCCCGGCGTCGACGACGGCGGCGATCCGCGGGTCGGACTGCAGGTCGGCCCAGCGCTGGCTGCGCGAGAGCGAGGTCAGCCACATCGCGCCGCCGTGCCAGACGTACCAGAGCGGGGTGGCGTGCGGGCCGTTCGTGCCGTTGGTGGCGACGCGGACCGTGCGCTGCTCGGCGAGGAAGGCGTCGACCTCCTCGGGCGTCATGGCGATCTTCCGGGACCGCTTCTGCTCCTTCATGATCGGTGACGCTAGCTGCCATCATCGGGGCATGTCGATCGTGAGGCGGAGCCCCGGACTGGTCGTGACCGAGCACGAGATCCGCGTGCCGCTGGACCACGCCGCGCCCGACGGCGAGCAGATCACCGTGTTCGCCCGCGAGGTCGCCGACCCCGACGGCCAGGACCGCCCCTACCTGGTGTTCCTGCAGGGCGGGCCCGGGTTCGAGGCGCCCCGCCCGACGCGGCGCCCGTCGGCCCCGGCGTGGCTCGACCGCGCGCTGGCCGACTTCCGCGTCCTCATGCTCGACCAGCGCGGCACCGGCCGCTCGACGCCCGTCGGCCCGGCCACCCTCGTCGGGCGCACCCCCGCCGAGCAGGCCGCGCACCTCGTCCACTTCCGCGCCGACGCGATCGTCGCCGACGCCGAGGCCCTGCGTGCGCACCTGGGCAGCCCGCCGTGGACGGTGCTCGGGCAGAGCTTCGGCGGGTTCTGCACGCTCGCCTACCTCTCGCAGCGGCCCGAGGGGCTGCGCGATGCGCTGTTCACCGGCGGTCTGCCGCCGATCGGCCGCCATCCCGACGAGGTGTACGCCGCCACCTACGCCCGGGTGCTGGAGCGCAACCGCCGCTACTGGGCGCGCTACCCCGAGGACCACGACCGGTTCCTCGCCGCCGTCGACGCCGCCCCGGTGCTGGCCTCGGGCGACCGCCTCTCGCTCGCCCGCCTGCGCCAGGCCGGCAACCTGCTGGGCCGCAGCGAGGGCCCCGAGCTCCTGCACGCGCTCCTCGAGCTCGACCCGCAGTCGCCGGCCTTCGCCCACGACGCCGAGACCATCGGCTTCGCGCGCAACCCGATCTACGCGGTGCTGCACGAGTCGAGCTACTCCGACGGCCACGTCACGGACTGGTCGGCGCAGCGCACGATGCCGCCGGAGTACGCCGAGGACCGGGCGCTGCTCACCGGCGAGCACGTCTACCCGTGGATGTTCGACGAGCTCGGCGCGCTCCGCCCGTTCGCCGAGGTGGCGGAGCTGCTCGCCGCGCACCCCTGGCCCCGCCTCTACGACGCCGCGGTGCTCGCCGGCAACGAGGTGCCCGCGGCCGCCGCGGTCTACGTCGAGGACCTCTACGTCGAGAGCGCGTTCTCGCTGGAGACCGCCGCGCAGGTCCGCGGCCTGCGCCCGTGGGTCACCAGCGAGTACGAGCACAACGCCCTGCGCGCCGACGGCGGAGCGGTCCTGGACCACCTGCTCGACCTGGTCCGCGGCCGCCGCTGACGGGGGCCGGCCCGGGCTCAGGCGAAGATGAACCGGTACTTCGCCGCCACCCGGGCCATCGCGGTGAGGTCGGCCGGGTCGAGCGGTGGCGGCGCCGCACCGCGGACGGCGGCGCGCCCGATCTCGGGGAACATCGCCTCCATGCCGGGCGGGCTGTAGAGGAACAGCATGCGGGCGGGGCCGTCGCCGACGTTGCGGTAGCTGTGCACCACCCCGCGCGGCACGAGCACGACGGTGCCCGGCCGCGCGTCGTGGGTGACGCCGTCGACGGTGAAGGTCATCGTCCCGTCGAGGAGGAGGAACGTCTCCTCCTCGTCGAGGTGGGCGTGCGGCGGCGGCCCCGCGTCGGGGTTGACCACCGCCTCCAGCATCGTGAAGGCCCCGCCGGTCTGCGCGCCGGTGAGCAGCGTCGTGTACGCGTCACCGACCAGGAACACGGTGTCGCCCTCGTCCGGCCCGACGACCACCGGCTGCAGATCGGTCATGCGGGGGACTCGCCCGCGGTGACGGCTCCGTTACGGGCAGGACGTCACGACCAGAGGCGCGCCGACGCGATCCGCGCCCCCTCCGCCAGCGCCCGGAACTTCTCCCACACGACGGTCGGGTGCACCTCGGGGGAGAAGCTGGCGCGGGAGGAGAAGCCGCAGTCGGCCCCGGCGATGACGTTCTCGCGCCCGACGATCCCGGCGTACTGCTCGATCTGGTCGGCGATCAGCTCCGGGTGCTCGACGTAGTTGGTGGCGTGCCCGAGCAGGCCGGGGATGAGGATCTGGCCGTCCTCCAGCGGGATGTCGCGCCAGATCTTCCACTCGTGCTGGTGGCGGGGGTTCGCGACCTCGAACGAGTACGCCCCGGCCGGGATCCTCAGCATCAGCGGCGCGACGTCGCGCAGGTCGATGTCGTGCACGCGCGGCCCGTGGTTGAGGCCGTAGCAGGTGTGCAGCCGGATCTTCTCGCGCGGGATGCCGCGCAGGGCGTGGGAGAGGATCTCGACGTGCTGCTCGGCGTCGGCGCGGCGCTGCTCGGGCGTCGTCTCCGGGTTCTCCGACAGGTACTCGATCAGCCACGGGTCGTCGACCTGCAGCAGGAACCCGGCGTCGACGATCCCGAGGTACTCCTCGCGCAGCGCCTCGGCGACGGCCTCCAGGTACTCCCCGTGCGAGCCGTAGTGCTCGTTGCGGCCGAAGCCGCTCGGGCTCGTGGAGGGCAGGAACGCCTCGACCACCTGCTGCCCCTCGACGGCGGCGCGCAGGTTGGCGATGTCGGTCTGCAGCTGCTCCTGGCCGACGTAGGTGACCGGGCCGGTGCAGACCATCGTCGTCATCGGGCTGACCTGCTCGGTGTACTTGCCGAGGTAGCCGGCGTAGTACTCGGGGAACGCGTCGATCTCGACCTGCCACGACGGCGGCATCAGCTTCTCGCCGGAGTCGGCGGCGAACCCGGAGAGCCGGTCCTTGACGTAGGTCAGGAAGCTGACCTTGCCCATCTCCCCGTCGGTGACGACGTCGATGCCGGCGTCGACCTGCCGGTCCACCACCTCCGCGACGGCGGTCGTGACGCGCTTGGTGTAGCCGTCGGCGTCGTAGGGGCGGCCGTGCTCCTTCTCCCGCATGACCTCGAGCAGGTCACGGGGCCGGGCGAGGCTGCCGACGTGGGTGGTGAGGATCCGGTCGCTGCTGCGCTGCATGGTCCCGGGACGCTAGGAGCGCGGCGGCCGCGGGGACAGGGCCGCGTTCGTGAGGGGGGAACGCGTAACCGGGACGGTCGCCGGTCGTTCGACCGGTTGTGATGCGCCTGAGTCCCGTCCGGATCGCCAAGCTCCTGCTGCCGGGCACGGTCCTCGCGCTCGGCGTCGTCCTGGCGACGCCGGCGGGCGCCGCCCCGGCCGAGAGCCCGTTCGCGTCGGCCCCGCTGTTCGACTCCTACGTGGCGCTGGGCGACTCCTACGCCGCCGGGCCGCTCATCCCGCAGCAGAAGGGCACCCCGCCGGGCTGCCTGCGCTCCACCCGCAACTACCCGTCGGTCGTGGCCGCGACCGGGCGCGTCCCGGACTTCCGCGACGTCAGCTGCAGCGGCGCCACCACCGAGGACCTCTTCGCCCCGCAGGCCACGTCGGCGGGCACGAACCCGGCG contains these protein-coding regions:
- a CDS encoding cupin domain-containing protein — protein: MTDLQPVVVGPDEGDTVFLVGDAYTTLLTGAQTGGAFTMLEAVVNPDAGPPPHAHLDEEETFLLLDGTMTFTVDGVTHDARPGTVVLVPRGVVHSYRNVGDGPARMLFLYSPPGMEAMFPEIGRAAVRGAAPPPLDPADLTAMARVAAKYRFIFA
- a CDS encoding pyridoxamine 5'-phosphate oxidase family protein, with the protein product MKEQKRSRKIAMTPEEVDAFLAEQRTVRVATNGTNGPHATPLWYVWHGGAMWLTSLSRSQRWADLQSDPRIAAVVDAGEEYLKLRGVEIRGRVEVVGEVPRTGEPVPELEGPEQAFADRYSGGTMHHDGRHAWLKLVPEKITSWDFRKIGG
- a CDS encoding alpha/beta fold hydrolase; the encoded protein is MSIVRRSPGLVVTEHEIRVPLDHAAPDGEQITVFAREVADPDGQDRPYLVFLQGGPGFEAPRPTRRPSAPAWLDRALADFRVLMLDQRGTGRSTPVGPATLVGRTPAEQAAHLVHFRADAIVADAEALRAHLGSPPWTVLGQSFGGFCTLAYLSQRPEGLRDALFTGGLPPIGRHPDEVYAATYARVLERNRRYWARYPEDHDRFLAAVDAAPVLASGDRLSLARLRQAGNLLGRSEGPELLHALLELDPQSPAFAHDAETIGFARNPIYAVLHESSYSDGHVTDWSAQRTMPPEYAEDRALLTGEHVYPWMFDELGALRPFAEVAELLAAHPWPRLYDAAVLAGNEVPAAAAVYVEDLYVESAFSLETAAQVRGLRPWVTSEYEHNALRADGGAVLDHLLDLVRGRR
- a CDS encoding cobalamin-independent methionine synthase II family protein, whose protein sequence is MQRSSDRILTTHVGSLARPRDLLEVMREKEHGRPYDADGYTKRVTTAVAEVVDRQVDAGIDVVTDGEMGKVSFLTYVKDRLSGFAADSGEKLMPPSWQVEIDAFPEYYAGYLGKYTEQVSPMTTMVCTGPVTYVGQEQLQTDIANLRAAVEGQQVVEAFLPSTSPSGFGRNEHYGSHGEYLEAVAEALREEYLGIVDAGFLLQVDDPWLIEYLSENPETTPEQRRADAEQHVEILSHALRGIPREKIRLHTCYGLNHGPRVHDIDLRDVAPLMLRIPAGAYSFEVANPRHQHEWKIWRDIPLEDGQILIPGLLGHATNYVEHPELIADQIEQYAGIVGRENVIAGADCGFSSRASFSPEVHPTVVWEKFRALAEGARIASARLWS